In Alnus glutinosa chromosome 7, dhAlnGlut1.1, whole genome shotgun sequence, the sequence GATCTACGGCGGACCTATCGTCGGAGGCATGGGAGGCGCCCCCGGAGGAGCGAGCTTCGAGGACGAGGATCCGTTGCTGGACGAGCTCGGGATCCACCCAGACCAGATCTGGCGCAAAACCAAGTCCATCTTGAACCCCCTCCGGGTCAACCCCACCATCCACAAGGACTCGTCGGACCTCTCAGgcccgatcctcctctacatgtCGCTCTGCCTCTTCCAGCTCCTCGCCGGGAAAATCCAGTTCGGCGTCATCCTCGGCTGGATCGTCGTCTCCTCCATCTTCCTCTACGTCGTCTACAACATGCTCGCCGGGCGGAACGGTAACCTCGACCTGCACACGTGCACGAGCGTGGTTGGCTATTGTATGCTGCCGGTGGTGATCCTCTCCGCCGTGTCGCTGTTCCTGCCACAGGGCGGTCCCGTCAGATTCGCGATCGCCGCGGTGTTCGTGGTCTGGGCGACGAGGGCATGCACGGGCCTCATGGTCGTCCTCGCCGATGGCGGCGACGAGCATCGCGG encodes:
- the LOC133873779 gene encoding uncharacterized protein LOC133873779, which gives rise to MPERRVPPDEKGKEMTKEFGVPPVIFPAGGNPGAGAGVPQRRVPTAPFQPQRPSASSMPFMSFDIGPAAASTSSSAAIYGGPIVGGMGGAPGGASFEDEDPLLDELGIHPDQIWRKTKSILNPLRVNPTIHKDSSDLSGPILLYMSLCLFQLLAGKIQFGVILGWIVVSSIFLYVVYNMLAGRNGNLDLHTCTSVVGYCMLPVVILSAVSLFLPQGGPVRFAIAAVFVVWATRACTGLMVVLADGGDEHRGLIAYACFLIYTLFSLLVIF